One part of the Quercus lobata isolate SW786 chromosome 7, ValleyOak3.0 Primary Assembly, whole genome shotgun sequence genome encodes these proteins:
- the LOC115952189 gene encoding amino acid transporter AVT1D-like has translation MVFESTRRKGMKVDEELGRDLVDEWNSDDEENQAKTIGENEDETESEATGSSPSQSDNAMDIPWPQSYRQSMDMFTSVTPPSISFLRGPSLTGVSSFLSTAYKRPQPQPLERDSSLSKPLISEDPTTPPVKLSASTYSKLSISGLPPPQEQCSFSQSVINGINILCGIGLLTTPYAIKEGGWLSLIFLVIFAVFCCYTGVLLKECLESSPGLKTYPDIGQAAFGLAGRLGIAIFLYVELYASCVEYIIMMSDNLASLFPDTYISLAGIHLESHQVFAITSTLIVLPTVWLKNLSLLSYLSGGGVVASILVALCLLWVGVVDQVGFHPSGTALDLTNLSVTIGIFGFSYAGHSVFPNIYSSMKEPSRFPSVLIVSFIFCFIMCTGVAICGFLMFGDSIESQFTLNMPSEYLASKIAVWTMVVNPLTKYALTLTPITMSIEELLPQAQLRSYSVVLLIRTILVFSTLAVALTVPFFAIVMALIGSLLAMLIALIFPCACYLKLLRGKLTKLKIASCMLVISVGLVCACVGTYSSITRLAGKIA, from the exons ATGGTGTTTGAATCCACGAGGAGAAAAGGGATGAAAGTGGACGAAGAATTGGGTCGGGACCTCGTGGACGAGTGGAActctgatgatgaagaaaacCAGGCCAAAACAATAGGTGAGAATGAGGACGAGACTGAATCTGAGGCCACAGGTTCCTCACCAAGTCAATCTGATAACGCCATGGACATCCCATGGCCTCAAAGCTACAG GCAGTCTATGGACATGTTTACAAGTGTTACCCCACCCTCCATTAGTTTTCTAAGGGGGCCTAGCTTGACAGGAGTAAGTAGCTTTCTTTCCACAGCATACAAGAGGCCACAGCCACAACCATTGGAGCGTGATTCTTCGCTGAGTAAACCTCTCATTTCTGAAGATCCTACCACACCACCTGTGAAGTTATCTGCATCTACTTACTCCAAACTTTCTATCAGTGGATTGCCACCACCGCAGGAGCAGTGTTCATTTTCTCAATCAGTCATTAATG GAATCAATATTCTATGCGGCATAGGACTCCTTACAACTCCATATGCAATCAAAGAAGGAGGGTGGTTGAGCCTTATCTTTCTCGTGATATTCGCTGTCTTTTGTTGCTATACTGGAGTTTTATTGAAGGAATGTTTAGAAAGCTCTCCTGGACTCAAAACCTACCCAGATATAGGGCAGGCTGCTTTTGGGTTAGCTGGTCGATTAGGGATAGCT ATATTTTTGTATGTAGAACTATAT GCTTCTTGTGTGGAATACATTATTATGATGAGCGATAACTTGGCATCATTGTTCCCAGATACCTATATCAGTCTTGCTGGAATCCATCTTGAATCTCATCAAGTTTTTGCAATCACATCTACTCTTATTGTTCTTCCAACTGTTTGGCTTAAAAATCTGAGCTTGCTCTCATACCTTTCAG GAGGAGGAGTAGTTGCATCAATCCTGGTGGCACTTTGTTTATTATGGGTTGGAGTGGTGGACCAAGTTGGATTTCACCCAAGTGGAACAGCTTTAGACCTCACAAACCTATCTGTTACAATTGGTATCTTTGGATTCAGCTATGCTGGCCATTCGGTTTTTCCAAATATCTATTCTTCAATGAAAGAACCGTCACGATTTCCATCAGTTTTAATAGTCAG CTTTATTTTTTGCTTCATTATGTGCACTGGGGTAGCAATATGTGGCTTTCTAATGTTTGGTGACTCAATCGAATCTCAGTTCACTTTAAACATGCCCAGCGAATATCTTGCTTCTAAAATTGCAGTCTGGACCATG GTTGTGAACCCACTGACAAAGTATGCCTTGACACTGACACCCATCACAATGAGTATAGAGGAACTCTTGCCTCAAGCCCAGCTTAGATCTTACAGTGTAGTGCTTCTCATCAGAacaattttagtattttcaactTTGGCAGTGGCATTGACTGTTCCCTTTTTCG CTATCGTGATGGCATTAATAGGATCTTTACTTGCAATGTTAATT GCTCTTATCTTTCCATGCGCTTGTTATCTTAAATTACTCAGAGGTAAATTGACGAAGTTGAAG ATTGCAAGTTGCATGTTGGTTATAAGTGTGGGTTTGGTCTGTGCTTGCGTTGGCACATATTCATCAATTACAAGACTAGCTGGCAAAATAGCTTGA